In Gadus chalcogrammus isolate NIFS_2021 chromosome 13, NIFS_Gcha_1.0, whole genome shotgun sequence, a single genomic region encodes these proteins:
- the smarcd1 gene encoding SWI/SNF-related matrix-associated actin-dependent regulator of chromatin subfamily D member 1 isoform X1 codes for MAARGGFQSAPTGGGGGGMGPGPPVPGGGPGMGPGTPGRMGPSPGAQNHMYRSPMPGPGYPRPGMPPSNRMTPQGPAMGPPGYGNSPVSRPGMPGGMDPSRKRPAPQQIQPVQQQNRNQHTKKKKMADKILPQRIRELVPESQAYMDLLAFERKLDQTIMRKRLDIQEALKRPIKQKRKLRIFISNTFNPAKPDAEDGEGTVASWELRVEGRLLEDTAVSKYEATKQKRKFSSFFKSLVIELDKDLYGPDNHLVEWHRTATTQETDGFQVKRPGDVGVRCTVLLMLDYQPPQFKLDPRLARMLGIHTQTRPVIIQALWQYVKTHKLQDPHEREFINCDKYLQQIFETQRMKFSEIPQRLHALLMPPEPIIINHVISVDPNDQKKTACYDIDVEVDDTLKTQMNSFLLSTASQQEIAGLDNKIHETIETINQLKTQREFMLSFARDPQGFINDWLQSQCRDLKTMTDVVGNPEEERRAEFYFQPWAQEAVCRYFYSKVQQRRQELEQALGIRNT; via the exons ATGGCGGCCAGAGGTGGTTTTCAGTCGGCACCGACAggaggtggcggcggtggaATGGGTCCTGGACCACCGGTACCGGGTGGAGGACCAGGTATGGGCCCTGGGACACCTGGAAGGATGGGACCCTCGCCAGGCGCGCAAAATCATATGTACCGTTCCCCGATGCCCGGGCCTGGATACCCG AGACCTGGTATGCCCCCATCCAATCGGATGACTCCCCAGGGCCCTGCCATGGGGCCCCCAGGCTATGGTAACAGTCCGGTATCACGGCCCGGCATGCCCGGCGGGATGGACCCTTCTCGGAAGCGTCCCGCTCCCCAGCAGATCCAACCGGTGCAGCAGCAGAACCGGAACCAGCA cacaaagaagaagaagatggctGATAAAATTCTACCTCAAAGG ATCAGAGAGCTGGTGCCAGAGTCTCAAGCCTACATGGATCTGCTTGCCTTCGAGAGGAAGCTGGACCAGACCATCATGCGTAAGAGGCTAGACATCCAGGAGGCACTCAAGAGGCCCATTAAG CAAAAGAGAAAGCTGCGCATTTTCATTTCCAATACATTCAACCCTGCCAAGCCAGACGCTGAGGATGGGGAGGGCACCGTGGCCTCCTGGGAGCTACGGGTGGAAGGGCGGCTGCTGGAGGAC ACGGCTGTGTCCAAGTATGAAGCTACCAAGCAGAAGAGAaagttctcctccttcttcaagTCCCTGGTCATCGAGTTGGACAAAGACCTGTATGGGCCCGATAACCACCTGGTTGAG TGGCACAGGACGGCCACCACACAGGAGACGGATGGTTTCCAGGTGAAGAGGCCAGGGGATGTGGGCGTCCGCTGCACCGTCCTGCTAATGCTGGACTACCAG CCCCCACAGTTCAAGCTGGACCCCAGACTGGCTCGTATGCTGGGGATTCACACCCAGACCAGGCCCGTCATCATCCAGGCCCTCTGGCAGTACGTCAAGACCCACAAGCTCCAGGACCCCCACGAGCGCGAGTTCATCAACTGTGACAAGTACCTGCAGCAG ATCTTTGAGACTCAACGCATGAAGTTCTCTGAGATCCCGCAGCGTCTACATGCCCTCCTGATGCCCCCAGAGCCAATCATCATCAATCATGTCATCAG TGTCGACCCCAATGACCAAAAGAAGACTGCATGCTACGACATCGATGTGGAGGTGGACGACACTCTGAAGACTCAGATGAACTCCTTCCTGCTGTCTACTGCCAGCCAGCAGGAGATAGCTGGACTGGATAACAAG ATCCACGAGACCATCGAGACTATAAACCAGCTGAAGACCCAGAGGGAGTTCATGCTGAGCTTCGCCAGGGACCCCCAGGGCTTCATCAACGACTGGCTGCAGTCCCAGTGCAGGGACCTCAAG ACCATGACGGATGTGGTGGGCAACCCAGAGGAGGAGCGGCGGGCCGAGTTCTACTTCCAGCCTTGGGCCCAGGAAGCCGTGTGCCGCTACTTCTACTCCAAG GTCCAGCAGAGGAgacaggagctggagcaggctTTGGGCATCAGGAACACCTAG
- the LOC130401729 gene encoding glycerol-3-phosphate dehydrogenase [NAD(+)], cytoplasmic-like — MAVGKKVCIIGSGNWGSAIAKIVGANAAKYDQFDTTVNMWVFEEMIEGRKLTEIINIDHENVKYLPGHKLPPNVVAVPDLAEAAKGADILIFVVPHQFIVRVCDTIKDHIKKEAVGMSLIKGVDEGPEGLRLISEVIKGKLGITMTVLMGANIANEVAEEKFCETTIGCKDKVNGPILKELMQTTNFRVTVVAEADVVEICGALKNIVAVGAGFCDGLGFGDNTKAAVIRLGLMEMIAFAKVFCTDGPVSPTTFLESCGVADLITTCYGGRNRKIAEAFAKTGKTIEELEIEMLNGQKLQGPATAGEVNRILKSKNMVDKFPLFNAVYQICFNGHPVTDFISCLQNHPEHK; from the exons ATGGCAGTCGGAAAGAAAGTCTGCATCATTGGCTCTGGTAACTG GGGGTCTGCCATCGCTAAGATAGTAGGTGCCAATGCAGCCAAGTATGACCAGTTTGACACGACGGTGAACATGTGGGTTTTTGAGGAGATGATCGAGGGCAGGAAACTCACCGAAATCATCAACATTGACCATGAAAATGTTAAATATTTGCCCGGTCACAAGCTTCCCCCAAATGTG GTGGCAGTCCCAGACTTGGCAGAGGCAGCGAAGGGAGCGGACATCCTGATCTTCGTGGTACCCCACCAGTTCATTGTCCGAGTGTGCGACACCATCAAGGACCATATCAAAAAGGAGGCCGTTGGCATGTCTCTCATCAAG GGTGTAGATGAGGGCCCAGAGGGACTGAGGCTGATCTCTGAGGTGATCAAAGGAAAGCTGGGCATCACAATGACCGTCCTTATGGGAGCAAACATAGCCAATGAGGTCGCTGAGGAGAAGTTCTGTGAAACCACCATTG GTTGCAAGGACAAAGTGAATGGACCCATTCTGAAGGAGCTGATGCAGACCACTAACTTCCGTGTGACTGTGGTGGCGGAGGCGGACGTAGTGGAGATCTGTGGGGCACTCAAG AACATCGTGGCGGTGGGCGCAGGCTTCTGCGACGGCCTGGGTTTCGGAGACAACACCAAGGCTGCAGTCATCCGACTGGGGTTGATGGAGATGATCGCCTTCGCCAAGGTGTTCTGCACTGACGGGCCCGTCAGCCCCACCACCTTCCTGGAGAGCTGCGGCGTGGCCGATCTCATCACCACCTGCTACGGCGGACGCAACCGCAAGATCGCCGAGGCCTTCGCCAAAACAGGAAAG ACCATCGAGGAGCTGGAGATTGAGATGCTGAACGGACAGAAGCTTCAGGGACCGGCAACTGCAGGAGAGGTCAACCGTATCCTGAAATCCAAAAACATGGTTGACAA GTTCCCTCTGTTCAATGCGGTTTACCAGATTTGCTTTAACGGACACCCGGTCACAGATTTCATCAGCTGCTTGCAGAACCACCCAGAGCACAAGTAA
- the smarcd1 gene encoding SWI/SNF-related matrix-associated actin-dependent regulator of chromatin subfamily D member 1 isoform X2 translates to MQSNTRSRLFEFLSHGLRPGMPPSNRMTPQGPAMGPPGYGNSPVSRPGMPGGMDPSRKRPAPQQIQPVQQQNRNQHTKKKKMADKILPQRIRELVPESQAYMDLLAFERKLDQTIMRKRLDIQEALKRPIKQKRKLRIFISNTFNPAKPDAEDGEGTVASWELRVEGRLLEDTAVSKYEATKQKRKFSSFFKSLVIELDKDLYGPDNHLVEWHRTATTQETDGFQVKRPGDVGVRCTVLLMLDYQPPQFKLDPRLARMLGIHTQTRPVIIQALWQYVKTHKLQDPHEREFINCDKYLQQIFETQRMKFSEIPQRLHALLMPPEPIIINHVISVDPNDQKKTACYDIDVEVDDTLKTQMNSFLLSTASQQEIAGLDNKIHETIETINQLKTQREFMLSFARDPQGFINDWLQSQCRDLKTMTDVVGNPEEERRAEFYFQPWAQEAVCRYFYSKVQQRRQELEQALGIRNT, encoded by the exons ATGCAGTCTAATACTCGGAGCCGCCTATTTGAGTTCTTATCACATGGCTTG AGACCTGGTATGCCCCCATCCAATCGGATGACTCCCCAGGGCCCTGCCATGGGGCCCCCAGGCTATGGTAACAGTCCGGTATCACGGCCCGGCATGCCCGGCGGGATGGACCCTTCTCGGAAGCGTCCCGCTCCCCAGCAGATCCAACCGGTGCAGCAGCAGAACCGGAACCAGCA cacaaagaagaagaagatggctGATAAAATTCTACCTCAAAGG ATCAGAGAGCTGGTGCCAGAGTCTCAAGCCTACATGGATCTGCTTGCCTTCGAGAGGAAGCTGGACCAGACCATCATGCGTAAGAGGCTAGACATCCAGGAGGCACTCAAGAGGCCCATTAAG CAAAAGAGAAAGCTGCGCATTTTCATTTCCAATACATTCAACCCTGCCAAGCCAGACGCTGAGGATGGGGAGGGCACCGTGGCCTCCTGGGAGCTACGGGTGGAAGGGCGGCTGCTGGAGGAC ACGGCTGTGTCCAAGTATGAAGCTACCAAGCAGAAGAGAaagttctcctccttcttcaagTCCCTGGTCATCGAGTTGGACAAAGACCTGTATGGGCCCGATAACCACCTGGTTGAG TGGCACAGGACGGCCACCACACAGGAGACGGATGGTTTCCAGGTGAAGAGGCCAGGGGATGTGGGCGTCCGCTGCACCGTCCTGCTAATGCTGGACTACCAG CCCCCACAGTTCAAGCTGGACCCCAGACTGGCTCGTATGCTGGGGATTCACACCCAGACCAGGCCCGTCATCATCCAGGCCCTCTGGCAGTACGTCAAGACCCACAAGCTCCAGGACCCCCACGAGCGCGAGTTCATCAACTGTGACAAGTACCTGCAGCAG ATCTTTGAGACTCAACGCATGAAGTTCTCTGAGATCCCGCAGCGTCTACATGCCCTCCTGATGCCCCCAGAGCCAATCATCATCAATCATGTCATCAG TGTCGACCCCAATGACCAAAAGAAGACTGCATGCTACGACATCGATGTGGAGGTGGACGACACTCTGAAGACTCAGATGAACTCCTTCCTGCTGTCTACTGCCAGCCAGCAGGAGATAGCTGGACTGGATAACAAG ATCCACGAGACCATCGAGACTATAAACCAGCTGAAGACCCAGAGGGAGTTCATGCTGAGCTTCGCCAGGGACCCCCAGGGCTTCATCAACGACTGGCTGCAGTCCCAGTGCAGGGACCTCAAG ACCATGACGGATGTGGTGGGCAACCCAGAGGAGGAGCGGCGGGCCGAGTTCTACTTCCAGCCTTGGGCCCAGGAAGCCGTGTGCCGCTACTTCTACTCCAAG GTCCAGCAGAGGAgacaggagctggagcaggctTTGGGCATCAGGAACACCTAG